In a single window of the Nodularia spumigena CCY9414 genome:
- a CDS encoding response regulator transcription factor, with product MSKIRIALIEDHDLTRVGIRTALLQKSEIEVVGEAANAAEGLKMLKKLQPDIAIIDIGLPDKDGIELTRELKALTHGDDSATKVLILTLRDNKEAVLAAFAAGADSYCMKDIKFDNLMEAVRVTYNGNAWIDPAIARIVLQQAQQNTPLRENVTTVHQNILPNPESEEEENIAAYTLTERELEVLQLIVEGCSNADIAERLYITVGTVKTHVRNILNKLCADDRTQAAVRALRSGLVG from the coding sequence ATGAGTAAGATTCGGATTGCCCTGATTGAAGATCATGACCTCACCCGTGTAGGTATTCGGACAGCTTTACTACAAAAGTCAGAAATTGAAGTTGTCGGAGAAGCTGCCAATGCGGCGGAAGGTCTAAAAATGTTAAAAAAGTTACAACCAGATATTGCCATTATTGATATTGGTTTACCAGATAAGGATGGGATTGAACTGACAAGGGAATTGAAAGCTCTGACTCATGGAGACGATTCAGCAACAAAGGTGCTAATTTTAACGCTTCGTGATAACAAAGAAGCAGTGCTGGCAGCTTTTGCAGCTGGGGCTGACTCTTACTGTATGAAGGATATCAAGTTTGATAATTTGATGGAAGCCGTGCGAGTCACTTACAATGGCAACGCTTGGATTGATCCAGCGATCGCCAGAATTGTGTTACAACAAGCACAACAAAATACCCCATTACGGGAAAATGTTACCACAGTTCATCAAAATATTTTACCAAACCCAGAATCTGAGGAGGAAGAAAATATTGCCGCTTACACCCTTACAGAAAGAGAGTTGGAAGTGTTACAGTTAATCGTTGAAGGTTGTAGCAATGCCGACATTGCCGAACGACTCTATATTACCGTTGGGACTGTGAAAACACACGTCAGAAATATTTTGAATAAATTATGTGCCGATGACCGCACCCAAGCGGCAGTCCGTGCTTTGCGTTCTGGATTAGTGGGATAA
- the ftsE gene encoding cell division ATP-binding protein FtsE, whose protein sequence is MPVLTTPNTTDKSINTEDHNTQEHSSNTSAMVQLRSVTKTYTNGCHALLNVNLEVKHKEFLFITGPSGSGKSTLLKLLYGQELPTQGDVIVDDYNVKTLRGDRLSRLRRRIGIVFQDYKLIPQRTVAENITFVLQAQGYTRKEIHRRLEPTLKLVGLLTKADCFPDQLSGGEQQRVSIARAIVGTPPLLLADEPTGNLDPDNSWQVMQILQKLNNFGATVIVTTHDEQLVRRCNHPVVQVRNGQIYRQSPKIHRD, encoded by the coding sequence ATGCCAGTATTAACAACCCCAAATACGACTGATAAATCCATTAACACAGAAGATCACAACACTCAAGAGCATAGTAGCAATACATCTGCAATGGTACAGTTGCGCTCTGTAACCAAAACCTATACAAATGGCTGTCACGCCTTATTAAATGTCAATCTAGAGGTTAAACACAAAGAATTTTTATTTATTACAGGGCCAAGTGGTTCGGGGAAATCAACCCTGTTAAAACTCTTGTATGGTCAAGAGTTACCCACACAGGGCGATGTAATTGTTGATGATTATAATGTCAAAACTTTACGAGGCGATCGCCTGTCAAGATTACGGCGACGGATTGGGATTGTATTTCAAGACTACAAATTGATTCCGCAGCGCACTGTGGCAGAAAATATCACTTTTGTGTTGCAAGCTCAAGGGTATACCCGTAAAGAAATTCACCGCCGTTTAGAACCAACTTTGAAGCTAGTAGGTTTACTGACTAAAGCCGACTGTTTTCCCGATCAACTTTCTGGGGGAGAACAACAACGAGTCAGTATTGCGCGGGCGATTGTCGGCACACCTCCCTTACTTTTAGCTGATGAACCTACAGGGAACCTTGATCCAGATAATTCTTGGCAAGTCATGCAGATTCTGCAAAAGTTAAATAACTTTGGAGCCACCGTCATTGTGACTACCCATGATGAACAATTGGTACGTCGGTGTAATCATCCAGTAGTGCAAGTCCGTAATGGACAAATTTATCGCCAATCGCCAAAGATTCACAGAGATTAA
- a CDS encoding ABC transporter permease yields the protein MVEYRAELILWVLSGALPIILMGVWIQAAQGGQFGLTPVDFARYFITVFFVRQLTVVWVIWDFEKEVIEGKLSFRLLQPIDPVWHHVAGHVSERVARIPFILLLLVLFFILYPQAIWLPNLGQFLLFGLAVTLAFVLRFIIQYTFGLFAFWTERASALETFWLLFYLFLSGLIAPLDMFPETVRTIVMFTPFPYLINFPVSLLVGLPVDLGRGFLALVGWIFLFLGANRLLWRAGLKRYSGMGA from the coding sequence ATGGTTGAGTATCGAGCAGAACTGATTTTATGGGTTTTATCCGGGGCTTTGCCAATTATTCTCATGGGTGTTTGGATACAGGCGGCGCAAGGTGGGCAATTTGGTTTAACACCTGTGGATTTTGCCCGTTACTTTATCACAGTTTTTTTTGTTAGGCAACTTACAGTAGTTTGGGTAATTTGGGATTTTGAAAAGGAAGTCATAGAGGGTAAGTTGTCATTCCGGTTATTACAACCCATAGACCCAGTATGGCATCACGTGGCGGGTCATGTTTCAGAAAGAGTTGCTCGCATACCGTTTATATTGCTATTACTTGTCTTGTTTTTTATCCTCTATCCCCAAGCTATTTGGTTGCCGAATTTAGGACAGTTTTTGCTGTTTGGGTTAGCGGTGACGTTAGCTTTTGTCTTAAGGTTTATAATTCAGTATACCTTTGGTCTGTTTGCCTTTTGGACAGAACGTGCTAGCGCTTTGGAAACTTTTTGGCTGTTGTTTTATTTATTTTTGTCCGGGTTAATTGCTCCTTTAGATATGTTTCCTGAGACTGTGCGAACAATAGTCATGTTTACGCCTTTTCCTTATTTAATTAATTTCCCAGTTAGTCTTTTGGTGGGGCTACCTGTTGATTTAGGGCGCGGATTTTTAGCACTTGTGGGTTGGATATTTTTATTTTTGGGTGCAAATCGTCTGCTGTGGCGTGCGGGATTAAAACGATATTCGGGTATGGGGGCTTGA
- a CDS encoding ABC transporter ATP-binding protein translates to MSAITVKNLSKFYPVAVKEPGIKGTLTHFFRRSYRSIKAVQDVSFEIAPGEIVGFLGPNGAGKTTTLKMLTGLIHPSDGTVTVAGHVPFLRQEAFLQKITLVMGQKQQLLWDLPALDSLKINAAVYNISNKEFQKRVGELTQMLTLEGKLTQPVRKLSLGERMKAELLAALLHHPHVLFLDEPTLGLDVNAQVAVRDFLREYNRRYQATVLLTSHYMADITALCERVLLIHQGNLMYDGSLDGLLQNFAPYREIHLELAQPLPREKLMLYGDVKLLEGRAVSFMVQQEALTRTVSQILNDLEVIDLTVTEPPIEEVIGRVFQAGVV, encoded by the coding sequence ATGTCAGCCATCACTGTTAAAAATCTGAGTAAATTTTACCCAGTTGCTGTTAAAGAACCAGGTATAAAAGGCACGCTCACCCACTTTTTCCGGCGTAGCTACCGTTCAATTAAAGCAGTACAGGATGTTTCTTTTGAAATTGCACCTGGTGAAATAGTGGGTTTTTTGGGGCCAAATGGTGCTGGTAAAACCACCACTCTGAAAATGCTCACAGGGCTGATTCATCCTTCTGATGGTACTGTCACAGTAGCCGGACACGTGCCATTTCTTCGCCAAGAAGCATTTTTGCAAAAAATTACCTTGGTAATGGGGCAGAAACAGCAATTACTTTGGGACTTACCAGCACTAGATTCTTTGAAAATTAATGCTGCTGTTTACAACATCTCTAACAAGGAATTTCAAAAACGAGTCGGGGAATTAACCCAGATGCTGACTCTCGAAGGTAAGCTTACCCAACCAGTGCGGAAATTGTCTTTAGGTGAACGGATGAAAGCCGAACTTTTAGCAGCACTTTTGCATCATCCTCATGTCTTATTTCTGGATGAACCGACACTAGGACTAGATGTCAATGCACAGGTAGCAGTGCGCGATTTTTTGCGCGAGTATAATCGGCGTTATCAAGCCACAGTATTATTAACTAGCCATTACATGGCTGATATTACTGCCTTATGTGAGCGTGTGCTGTTGATTCACCAGGGAAATCTGATGTATGACGGTAGTCTGGATGGACTGCTGCAAAATTTCGCTCCTTACCGGGAAATTCATCTTGAGTTAGCCCAACCGCTACCAAGAGAAAAACTCATGCTTTATGGTGATGTCAAACTCTTAGAGGGGCGTGCAGTCAGTTTTATGGTACAGCAAGAGGCGTTGACACGCACAGTATCTCAGATTTTGAATGATTTAGAAGTAATTGACCTAACAGTGACTGAGCCGCCCATAGAAGAAGTAATTGGCAGAGTTTTTCAGGCGGGTGTAGTTTGA
- a CDS encoding armadillo-type fold-containing protein: MAKASFSWQQRINQIPHWSLLKFKTGSPKQRTFKPLSGPGGILGFLTIIVAMLLWNWKLLLALVVGVGVMLCVYSMQKWDWKRHLSQMWKFLSSPNCRLALAVGSGGIATVSTYMAAAIWVESSSSWIAAGAIVQGLATLLTLILLMWQIVSFYGNQEQNHLEQWLVNLTEPDPLKRLIAVRQLTKIISNQQIDSQVQEEVVQCLRLLLSQEQEIVIRDAALDSLQAWDNWRSLPLSKVTTLTPLSTKLKVHISS, translated from the coding sequence GTGGCAAAGGCTTCATTTTCTTGGCAACAACGGATCAACCAGATTCCGCACTGGTCGCTTTTAAAGTTCAAGACAGGAAGCCCAAAGCAAAGAACTTTCAAACCTTTGTCTGGGCCGGGAGGCATTTTGGGCTTTTTAACAATTATTGTGGCCATGCTGTTGTGGAACTGGAAACTGCTATTGGCACTTGTGGTTGGCGTTGGGGTAATGTTATGCGTGTACTCAATGCAGAAATGGGACTGGAAACGGCACTTATCCCAGATGTGGAAATTTTTAAGCAGCCCCAATTGTCGTTTAGCCTTAGCGGTAGGTAGTGGCGGTATTGCCACTGTTAGCACATATATGGCAGCTGCTATCTGGGTTGAGTCCAGCAGTTCCTGGATTGCGGCTGGTGCGATTGTGCAAGGTTTGGCAACGTTATTAACTTTAATTTTATTGATGTGGCAAATCGTCAGCTTTTACGGCAACCAAGAGCAAAATCACCTTGAGCAGTGGTTGGTTAATTTAACAGAACCAGACCCTTTGAAGCGTTTGATTGCTGTACGACAATTAACTAAAATCATCAGCAATCAGCAAATTGATTCTCAGGTGCAGGAAGAAGTTGTTCAATGCTTACGATTATTACTTAGTCAAGAGCAGGAAATAGTGATTAGGGATGCGGCTTTAGACAGTTTACAAGCCTGGGATAACTGGCGATCGCTACCCTTGAGCAAAGTGACAACTTTGACTCCTCTATCTACAAAATTGAAGGTTCACATTTCTTCCTGA
- a CDS encoding WecB/TagA/CpsF family glycosyltransferase, translating to MFKSLQVFSVLGIPVHVMSNYPGWLLECLQHSRGTHVVTLNAEMTMQAERNPTLAEVIQNAELVIPDGAGVVLYLRWLFWQKVQRCPGISLAETLLQELGQQQTQTKLFFYGGAPEVVAKAAEFWQQQIPSLNLVGTHSGYHTPEEEEQLKQTLTQLQPQVIFVGLGVPRQELWIAQNRHLCPEAIWIGVGGSFDIWSGTKTRAPAWLGNNNLEWLYRLYQEPWRWRRMLALPQFAVKAFIYRLTARGAI from the coding sequence ATGTTTAAATCGCTTCAAGTGTTTTCGGTACTGGGAATACCAGTTCATGTAATGAGTAACTATCCCGGCTGGTTGCTGGAATGCCTGCAACACAGCAGAGGAACTCATGTAGTTACGCTAAATGCAGAAATGACTATGCAGGCAGAACGGAATCCCACTCTGGCTGAAGTAATTCAAAATGCCGAGCTAGTAATTCCCGATGGCGCAGGAGTCGTGCTGTATTTGCGATGGCTGTTCTGGCAAAAAGTGCAGCGTTGTCCGGGGATTTCGCTAGCAGAAACCCTGTTGCAAGAACTGGGACAACAGCAGACACAGACAAAACTTTTTTTCTATGGTGGAGCGCCGGAAGTGGTTGCAAAAGCGGCAGAATTTTGGCAACAGCAAATTCCCAGCTTAAATTTAGTCGGTACTCATTCTGGCTACCATACCCCTGAAGAAGAAGAGCAATTAAAACAAACGCTCACCCAATTGCAGCCACAAGTAATTTTTGTGGGTTTGGGAGTCCCACGTCAAGAGTTATGGATTGCCCAAAACCGCCATTTGTGTCCCGAAGCAATTTGGATTGGTGTTGGTGGTAGCTTCGATATTTGGTCAGGGACAAAAACTCGCGCTCCGGCTTGGTTAGGAAATAATAACTTGGAATGGCTGTATCGGCTTTATCAAGAACCTTGGCGTTGGCGGCGAATGTTAGCTTTACCGCAATTTGCTGTAAAAGCTTTTATTTATCGTTTAACGGCAAGGGGTGCAATATAA
- a CDS encoding SpoIIE family protein phosphatase gives MTETAIEKLKLMVVDDEQDNLDLLYRTFRREFHVYKAHDALTALEILDKEGEMAVIISDQRMPEMNGTEFLSLTVERFPDTIRILLTGFTDVEDLVAAINSGQVFKYITKPWSPEQLKVLVEQATDTYSLVKKRTRELSRALRRESLFNAVTTAIRESLDYDSMLQKIVSTIGQKFATTCCLLRPVSSDRLTQEEFCYQDSNSSLPDSAYNPSLLIEKVLQTRHYQLTQDTYDGHHCQQMVVPLSYQQHLLAVLAIYQWGNEQLWQEEEIQLIAGVAEQAALALSQAKLYQRLQEKQAQLGTELEVARQIQNNLLRQTLPDIPDAKVQACCYPAREVGGDFFEVFVHPKGDLWLAVGDVSGKGVPAALFMASAISVLRRELAQETPAEPNVVLHNLNNALCDDLIGNNCFITLTLARYTPTTKELVYANAGHIYPLVWSHQNTVAVNPNYLKVRGIPLGILPKWQAQSGRLTLAPGDTLLLASDGITEAMVSNQLLNPEKTEDSGQLISRSMLNQEGLWQLLQREPQPLSLHNLLARIQADNHVQEDDQTILSLEVF, from the coding sequence ATGACTGAAACAGCCATAGAAAAATTGAAGCTCATGGTAGTAGACGATGAGCAGGATAACTTAGATTTACTCTATCGTACTTTTAGGAGAGAGTTTCACGTATATAAAGCTCATGATGCCTTGACTGCGCTAGAAATTCTGGACAAAGAAGGCGAGATGGCTGTGATTATCTCGGATCAAAGAATGCCGGAAATGAACGGTACTGAGTTTCTGAGTCTCACAGTGGAGCGCTTTCCAGATACAATTCGGATTTTATTGACTGGTTTTACTGATGTTGAAGATTTGGTAGCGGCAATTAACTCCGGTCAAGTGTTCAAGTACATCACCAAGCCTTGGAGTCCTGAACAACTGAAAGTATTAGTTGAGCAAGCCACTGATACATATAGCCTAGTCAAGAAGCGTACCCGCGAGTTAAGTCGGGCTTTGCGGCGAGAATCTTTATTTAATGCGGTGACAACGGCAATTCGGGAATCCCTGGATTATGACAGTATGCTGCAAAAAATTGTTAGCACTATTGGACAGAAATTTGCTACTACTTGTTGTTTGCTCAGACCAGTGTCAAGCGATCGCTTGACACAAGAAGAATTTTGTTATCAAGACTCTAACTCCAGTTTACCTGATTCTGCCTACAACCCCAGTCTGTTAATTGAAAAAGTTCTGCAAACCCGCCATTATCAACTAACTCAAGATACCTATGACGGCCACCACTGTCAGCAGATGGTTGTACCACTTTCGTACCAACAGCATTTGCTCGCCGTCCTGGCTATCTACCAGTGGGGAAACGAGCAACTGTGGCAAGAAGAAGAAATCCAACTGATTGCAGGCGTAGCTGAACAAGCAGCTTTAGCTCTCTCCCAAGCAAAACTTTACCAGCGCCTCCAGGAAAAGCAAGCACAGCTGGGGACAGAATTGGAAGTTGCTCGCCAAATTCAAAACAATCTGCTGCGCCAAACCCTACCTGATATCCCAGATGCTAAGGTGCAAGCCTGTTGTTACCCAGCCCGTGAAGTAGGCGGGGATTTTTTTGAGGTGTTTGTCCATCCCAAGGGAGATTTATGGTTAGCCGTAGGTGATGTTTCCGGTAAGGGTGTCCCAGCTGCTTTATTCATGGCTAGTGCTATTTCAGTATTACGCCGGGAATTAGCTCAAGAAACACCAGCCGAACCCAATGTAGTGTTACATAACCTCAACAACGCTCTTTGTGATGACTTGATTGGCAACAATTGTTTCATTACCCTGACTTTAGCTCGTTATACTCCTACCACCAAAGAACTGGTTTATGCTAATGCCGGTCACATCTATCCCTTAGTTTGGTCACATCAAAACACTGTAGCCGTTAACCCTAATTATCTCAAAGTGCGCGGCATTCCTTTGGGAATCTTACCTAAGTGGCAGGCACAGTCTGGGCGCTTAACTCTCGCTCCAGGAGATACCTTGCTGCTCGCTAGTGATGGGATTACCGAAGCTATGGTATCAAACCAACTATTAAATCCCGAAAAAACCGAGGATAGCGGCCAGCTAATTAGCCGTTCTATGCTCAATCAAGAAGGACTTTGGCAACTCTTACAAAGAGAACCCCAACCTCTTTCTCTTCACAATTTACTAGCGCGCATTCAGGCAGATAACCACGTTCAAGAAGATGATCAAACTATACTCTCACTGGAGGTTTTTTAG
- a CDS encoding ATP-binding protein has product MKSELHVPSDLNYLNIVESWLLGCLKIHLKESVDWSRQSSRLRLALVEAYSNVVRHAHKEQPSLPILLRLELKNRDIAIEIWDYGEGFDMSTYFPPNPTDKQEGGYGWLIMNRLMDNVEYQLQVDGANCLKLEATLPELIS; this is encoded by the coding sequence ATGAAAAGTGAGCTTCATGTACCAAGTGACCTGAACTATTTAAATATCGTTGAAAGCTGGTTACTAGGATGCTTAAAAATCCATCTTAAAGAATCAGTAGATTGGTCAAGGCAATCAAGTCGTTTGCGGCTAGCTTTAGTCGAAGCATATTCAAATGTAGTCCGTCATGCCCACAAAGAACAGCCTAGTTTACCGATTCTACTGCGTTTGGAATTGAAAAACCGAGATATTGCCATAGAAATTTGGGACTATGGCGAAGGCTTTGATATGTCTACCTACTTTCCACCTAACCCTACAGATAAACAGGAAGGCGGTTATGGATGGCTAATTATGAATCGTCTGATGGATAATGTGGAATATCAATTACAAGTTGATGGTGCAAATTGTCTCAAGTTAGAAGCTACTCTTCCAGAACTAATTAGTTGA
- a CDS encoding ABC1 kinase family protein, translating to MFLTQTVPRQREIIEVVLRNGWDYMRRLLTGGKADEPQLPTPAVLKNILVDLGPVYVKLGQLLSTRPDLLNAAYIEELSTLQDEVPPVPWSEVEVFIRKQLKRPLEETFSVLNPVPVAAGSIAQTHRATLVDGREVALKVQRPGIDLTVAQDIALIQGIADLVARTDFGQTYEIKSVAEEFTKALEDELDFTLEAGFTDELRGNLSRSRWFDPTQLVVAEIFWDLTTQKLMVMEWLDGVPLLSANLVSIENGKTAHTQRQEITTLLFRAFFQQLYIDGFFHADPHPGNLFYLADGRIALLDCGMVGRLDPRTQQILTEMLLAIIDLDAGRCAQLTLQLADSSQPVILSRLENDYDRMLRKYHNVNLGEMNFSQVIYEILQVARNNKIRLPSNMGLYAKTLANLEGVARAFNPEVNLFDEIQPLITDLFRRQLLGDNPVRSLLRTALDIKSLSLQSPRQLELLLDRVTSETLQWNLSLGGLDGMRRTLDDAANRLSFSILVGSLIMGAAVISTKAQTTQLSFLSSVLFAAASLLGLWLVFSILRSGRLK from the coding sequence ATGTTCCTCACCCAAACTGTTCCTCGTCAAAGAGAAATTATCGAAGTAGTCCTCCGCAATGGCTGGGACTATATGCGAAGGCTACTCACTGGTGGTAAAGCCGATGAACCCCAGCTACCCACACCTGCGGTTTTAAAGAATATCTTGGTGGATTTGGGACCAGTGTATGTCAAACTAGGTCAGCTACTTTCTACCCGTCCAGACTTACTGAACGCCGCCTACATTGAGGAACTTTCCACCCTCCAAGACGAAGTACCCCCAGTTCCTTGGTCAGAGGTAGAAGTATTCATTCGCAAGCAGTTAAAACGCCCCCTGGAAGAAACTTTCAGTGTACTTAATCCTGTCCCCGTAGCGGCGGGATCAATCGCTCAGACTCATCGAGCCACATTGGTAGATGGTCGAGAAGTAGCTTTGAAAGTGCAACGTCCGGGAATTGATCTGACCGTTGCTCAAGATATTGCTTTAATTCAAGGAATTGCTGATTTAGTCGCGCGGACAGATTTTGGGCAAACCTACGAAATTAAATCCGTCGCTGAAGAATTTACTAAGGCTTTAGAAGACGAGTTAGATTTTACACTCGAAGCCGGTTTTACAGACGAGCTGCGAGGTAATTTATCGCGTAGTCGCTGGTTTGACCCCACACAACTGGTAGTGGCAGAAATTTTCTGGGACTTAACCACCCAGAAGTTAATGGTCATGGAATGGCTGGATGGAGTACCGTTGCTGTCAGCGAATTTGGTCAGCATTGAAAACGGTAAAACTGCTCATACACAACGCCAAGAAATCACTACTTTGTTATTTCGAGCTTTTTTCCAGCAACTCTATATTGATGGCTTTTTTCATGCTGACCCCCATCCTGGTAATTTATTTTATCTTGCAGATGGTCGCATTGCCCTTTTAGACTGTGGCATGGTGGGCAGGCTTGATCCCCGCACCCAGCAGATATTAACAGAAATGCTCTTGGCAATCATTGATTTAGATGCGGGGCGCTGCGCTCAATTAACTTTACAGCTAGCAGATTCTTCTCAGCCGGTGATTTTGTCCCGGTTAGAAAATGATTATGATCGGATGTTGCGGAAGTATCATAATGTCAACTTGGGTGAAATGAATTTCAGTCAGGTAATTTATGAAATTTTGCAAGTCGCCCGGAATAATAAAATCCGCTTACCCAGTAATATGGGGTTATATGCCAAAACTCTGGCAAACTTAGAAGGGGTAGCCCGTGCATTCAACCCAGAGGTGAATTTATTTGATGAAATCCAGCCATTAATTACAGACTTGTTTCGGCGGCAATTATTAGGCGATAATCCAGTGCGATCGCTTTTAAGAACTGCCCTAGATATTAAAAGTTTATCATTACAATCTCCCCGGCAACTTGAACTTTTATTAGATCGAGTTACATCCGAAACCTTACAGTGGAATCTTTCCCTGGGTGGTTTAGATGGTATGCGGCGGACTTTGGATGATGCGGCTAACAGATTATCTTTTAGTATTTTGGTAGGTTCTCTAATTATGGGAGCCGCCGTTATTTCCACCAAAGCCCAAACCACTCAACTCTCCTTTTTAAGTAGTGTCCTCTTTGCTGCTGCTAGTTTATTAGGTTTGTGGCTAGTTTTTAGTATTTTGCGGTCTGGGCGTTTAAAGTAA